Proteins encoded within one genomic window of Hypomesus transpacificus isolate Combined female unplaced genomic scaffold, fHypTra1 scaffold_254, whole genome shotgun sequence:
- the LOC124462842 gene encoding protein transport protein Sec61 subunit gamma — translation MDQVMQFVEPSRQFVKDSIRLVKRCTKPDRKEFQKIAMATAIGFAIMGFIGFFVKLIHIPINNIIVGG, via the exons ATGGACCAGGTTATGCAGTTTGTCGAGCCCAGTCGGCAGTTTGTAAAAGACTCGATAAGACTCGTCAAAAGATGTACAAAACCTGACAGAAAAG AGTTCCAAAAGATTGCTATGGCTACAGCTATTGGATTTGCCATCATGGGCTTCATTGGCTTCTTTGTGAAACTCATCCACATCCCCATCAACAACATTATTGT